Proteins encoded in a region of the Schistocerca serialis cubense isolate TAMUIC-IGC-003099 chromosome 6, iqSchSeri2.2, whole genome shotgun sequence genome:
- the LOC126484320 gene encoding RNA polymerase II transcriptional coactivator has translation MPKKTKDEDSSSSDSGPDDVNPPPSKKSKGASSAPKGKSGGGGGGGSGDDEHKWLLEKKRFVTVREFRGQVYVDIREYYENDGELKPGKKGISLTASAWRKLLSLSDDIDEALKQMC, from the exons ATGCCCAAGAAGACGAAGGATGAAGATTCATCATCGTCAGATTCTGGCCCAGACGAT gTGAATCCACCACCATCTAAAAAGAGTAAGGGTGCCAGTTCAGCACCAAAAGGGAAAAGTGGTGGGGGAGGTGGTGGGGGCAGTGGTGATGatgagcacaagtggctgttggaAAAGAAGAGGTTTGTCACTGTGCGTGAATTTAGGGGCCAAGTTTATGTGGATATCAGAGAGTACTATGAAAATGATGGTGAACTAAAACCAGGAAAGAAAG GAATTAGCCTGACAGCAAGTGCTTGGCGGAAATTGCTGTCCTTGTCCGATGACATAGATGAAGCCCTGAAGCAGATGTGCTAG